The following DNA comes from Sulfuriferula thiophila.
AAATGCGCTAAAGCAGCAGTGGTGAATGATCACCGCGTTAAACGTGACAAAGTTTCGGCGGTTGCCTAGTTTACTGGGCTAGTCGCTTTATATTGGAGTTAAAAAATGTTGAAGTACCCGATTTATCTTGATTATTCCGCTACTACACCAGTGGATCCGCGTGTTGCTGCAAAGATGATCCCGTATCTGACCGAAATGTTCGGCAATCCTGCCAGCCGTTCGCATGCTTATGGCTGGGACGCTGATAAAGCAGTTGAAACCGCACGTGAACAAGTCGCGCAACTGGTGGGTGCGGATCCCAAGGAAATCGTATGGACTTCAGGTGCAACTGAGTCCATCAATCTGGCGCTGAAAGGTTCCGCGCACTTTTATAAAGGCAAGGGCAAGCATCTGATTACCCTGCGTACCGAACATAAAGCTACGCTGGATACCATGCGCGAACTGGAGCGTGAGGGTTATGAAGTTACCTACCTGACCCCGGAAACAGATGGTCTGCTGGATATCGAAAAGCTGAAAGCAGCGATCCGTCCGGATACCATCGTTATTTCCATACTGTTTGTGAATAATGAAATCGGCGTGATTCAGGACATTGCAGCAATCGGCGAGCTTTGCCGTGAAAAAGGCATCATTTTCCACGTAGATGCTGCACAGGCTACCGGTAAGGTTGAGATTGATCTCTCCAAGCTCAAGGTTGATCTGATGTCATTTTCTGCGCACAAGACTTACGGCCCTAAGGGTGTGGGTGCTTTGTATGTGCGTCGCAAACCGCGCGTGCGTATCGAAGCGCAAATGCACGGTGGTGGTCACGAGCGTGGCATGCGTTCCGGTACTTTGGCGACGCATCAGATCGTCGGTATGGGCGAAGCATTCCGTATTGCACGTGAAGAAATGGCGACTGAAAATGTCCGTATCCGTGCCTTGCGTGACCGTTTGCTGAAAGGTCTGTCCGATATTGAGGAAGTTCACGTCAATGGCGATATGGCGCACCGTGTACCGCATAACCTGAACATCAGCTTCAATTTTGTTGAAGGCGAGTCATTGCTGATGGCAATCAAGGATCTGGCCGTATCATCAGGTTCAGCCTGTACTTCAGCAAGTCTGGAGCCATCCTATGTGCTACGTGCATTAGGTCGTTCAGACGAACTCGCTCATAGCTCGATACGATTTTCCATTGGTCGTTACACGACCGAGCAAGATGTTGATTATGCAATAGATTTATTGCATCAGAAAATCGGCAAATTGCGTGAGTTATCGCCGTTATGGGAAATGTTTAAGGACGGCATCGATTTGAACAGCGTCAAATGGGCTGCGCACTAATTTTAGGAGAACGATCATGGCATACAGCGATAAAGTTTTAGATCATTACGAAAATCCACGCAACGTAGGTTCTTTTGCCAAGGATGATGAAGAAGTCGGTACCGGTATGGTTGGTGCCCCTGCATGCGGCGATGTGATGAAGCTGCAAATCAAAGTAAATAAAGATGGCATTATTGAAGATGCCAAATTTAAAACATACGGTTGCGGTTCCGCTATTGCTTCCAGCTCACTGGTAACTGAGTGGGTTAAGGGCAAAACACTGGATCAGGCAATGGAAATCAAGAATACGGCAATTGCTGAAGAACTGGCATTACCGCCAGTCAAGATCCATTGCTCTATTCTGGCTGAAGACGCGATCAAGGCTGCAGTCGAAGACTACAAAGCCAAACACGGCGAAGCCGCTGGCAACGTGCATTAAGGAGATGGACATGGCCATTACTGTCACCGAAAGCGCAGCGAAACATATTGCCAATTTTCTGGCGAAACGCGGTAAGGGTGTAGGTTTGCGTCTGGGTGTCCGCACCAGCGGATGCTCGGGCATGGCTTATAAGCTGGAATTTGCCGACGTGGTGGAAGACGACGATCTGACTTTCGTTAACCATGGCGTCACTGTGTTGGTCGACCCGAAAAGTCTGCCGTACATTGATGGCATGGAGCTGGACTTTACCCGCGAAGGTCTGAATGAGGGTTTTAAATTCAACAACCCTAACGTCAAGGACGCCTGCGGCTGCGGCGAAAGCTTTAACGTTTAAGTATAAGCATCACAAGGGGCAGGTGCTGCGAGTACTTGCCCCTGTTGCTGTGTACCATACTCTTTTGATAACGGATCAGGATGATGCAATTTGATTTTAGTCGTAACCATTTTGAATTGTTCGATCTGACACCGCAATTTGAGCTGGATGGCGCGGCGTTAGAGTCTGCTTATCGCGATTTGCAAGGCCAGGTTCACCCGGATAAATTTGCCAATTCGTCTGAAGCCGATAAGCGTGCTTCGATGCAGTGGTCCACTCGTGTCAACGAAGCTTATCAGACCCTCAAATCACCGCTTAACCGCGCAGTGTACCTCTTGCAACTAAATGGCATTAATGCCTTGTCTGAAACCAATACACAATTAGCGCCCGCTTTTCTGATGCAGCAAATCGAATGGCGCGAGGCCATACAGGATGCGCGTGCTGGTGGTGATCTGCCGGCACTGCAGCAGGTAGAGCGTGAAATTGCAGCGCAAACTAAAACCTGGCGTGAGCAGCTTTTAGTACAGCTTGATCAACAGCAGGACTTGCCAACAGCAACAAACACAGTGCGCCAGCTCAAGTTTGTTGACAAAATAATGAGCGAAATCGACGACGCTTA
Coding sequences within:
- a CDS encoding IscS subfamily cysteine desulfurase: MLKYPIYLDYSATTPVDPRVAAKMIPYLTEMFGNPASRSHAYGWDADKAVETAREQVAQLVGADPKEIVWTSGATESINLALKGSAHFYKGKGKHLITLRTEHKATLDTMRELEREGYEVTYLTPETDGLLDIEKLKAAIRPDTIVISILFVNNEIGVIQDIAAIGELCREKGIIFHVDAAQATGKVEIDLSKLKVDLMSFSAHKTYGPKGVGALYVRRKPRVRIEAQMHGGGHERGMRSGTLATHQIVGMGEAFRIAREEMATENVRIRALRDRLLKGLSDIEEVHVNGDMAHRVPHNLNISFNFVEGESLLMAIKDLAVSSGSACTSASLEPSYVLRALGRSDELAHSSIRFSIGRYTTEQDVDYAIDLLHQKIGKLRELSPLWEMFKDGIDLNSVKWAAH
- the iscU gene encoding Fe-S cluster assembly scaffold IscU, with protein sequence MAYSDKVLDHYENPRNVGSFAKDDEEVGTGMVGAPACGDVMKLQIKVNKDGIIEDAKFKTYGCGSAIASSSLVTEWVKGKTLDQAMEIKNTAIAEELALPPVKIHCSILAEDAIKAAVEDYKAKHGEAAGNVH
- the iscA gene encoding iron-sulfur cluster assembly protein IscA, producing the protein MAITVTESAAKHIANFLAKRGKGVGLRLGVRTSGCSGMAYKLEFADVVEDDDLTFVNHGVTVLVDPKSLPYIDGMELDFTREGLNEGFKFNNPNVKDACGCGESFNV
- the hscB gene encoding Fe-S protein assembly co-chaperone HscB; amino-acid sequence: MMQFDFSRNHFELFDLTPQFELDGAALESAYRDLQGQVHPDKFANSSEADKRASMQWSTRVNEAYQTLKSPLNRAVYLLQLNGINALSETNTQLAPAFLMQQIEWREAIQDARAGGDLPALQQVEREIAAQTKTWREQLLVQLDQQQDLPTATNTVRQLKFVDKIMSEIDDAYSALDN